A section of the Mycolicibacterium anyangense genome encodes:
- a CDS encoding alkaline phosphatase family protein: MSCARYVGRVGGLAVALGVGLAIATATSATSSADTGSTGSSSTHGSSARTGGAATHKAATASSHQTITQAYVAGGASPSPQDPATPAQALAAAVTEVVRRDVGRSARTSVGAVRTAAVVTTPTPVLSSGNLLINGGAEVGDPSLSGYSSVTVPGWSVTGTPTVIQYGTLRRLPGFLGAMGPTLPAFLSFPQTAPAGAGNQFFGGGNVASSSLSQTVDLSGAATAIDHTADPNAAGVAFALSAELGGYLIDPSRASVKVTFLDANKGYLGSADIGPVTALNRFLQTGFQERDTTGYIPVGTRSAQIVVSFKDLNPVLGNYNNAYADNVSFSVQSTDVAPAGLTVPTSNVGSLDHVFLVYMENHGVGDIIGSPNAPYINSLINAYGYAQNYYALTHPSMPNYWPILGGSDFGLNYNCAAQCFNEPNLINQNPGLTWAAYQDGGGGYSLPNDRTPFLAFTDIYNDPTTGAKIRDISALQTDLNGNPADVAKFNWIAGDDDTNMEGPTSGLTGILNWAASQLTTHQYNIAAGDKLMQQQLSAVFNSEVWKDPNTKSAVFLTFDEDYNNISWGIGNEGNHVVMVVIPSPGALASPTNPDGMKGGAFIATDYYNHYSLQRTIELALGLGTLTNNDKYAQPMNEFWV; encoded by the coding sequence ATGAGTTGTGCCAGGTATGTCGGTCGGGTCGGCGGTTTGGCTGTGGCCCTCGGTGTCGGGTTGGCCATCGCCACTGCGACGTCGGCGACGAGTAGTGCTGACACCGGCTCGACGGGCTCGTCGAGCACCCACGGCAGCTCGGCACGCACCGGTGGCGCAGCCACGCACAAGGCCGCGACTGCGTCGTCGCACCAGACCATCACCCAGGCCTATGTTGCAGGCGGCGCCAGTCCCAGCCCGCAGGATCCCGCGACGCCGGCCCAGGCCCTGGCGGCCGCCGTCACCGAGGTGGTGCGTCGCGACGTGGGACGCAGTGCGCGGACGTCGGTCGGCGCGGTCCGCACGGCAGCCGTCGTCACCACCCCGACACCGGTGCTCAGCAGCGGCAACCTCCTGATCAACGGAGGAGCCGAGGTGGGCGATCCGTCGCTGTCCGGCTACAGCTCGGTCACCGTGCCCGGCTGGTCGGTGACCGGTACGCCCACGGTGATCCAGTACGGCACGCTGCGGCGGTTGCCCGGATTCCTGGGTGCCATGGGCCCGACGCTGCCCGCCTTCCTGAGCTTCCCGCAGACCGCTCCCGCCGGTGCGGGCAATCAGTTCTTCGGTGGCGGCAACGTGGCCAGTTCGTCGCTGTCGCAGACCGTGGACCTCAGCGGCGCGGCGACCGCCATCGACCACACCGCCGACCCGAACGCCGCCGGTGTGGCGTTCGCGTTGAGCGCGGAACTGGGTGGGTACCTCATCGACCCATCCCGGGCATCGGTCAAGGTCACCTTCCTCGATGCCAACAAGGGCTACCTGGGTAGTGCCGACATCGGTCCGGTGACTGCACTGAATCGCTTCCTGCAGACAGGTTTTCAGGAGCGTGATACCACCGGCTATATCCCGGTGGGAACCCGCAGTGCCCAGATCGTGGTGAGCTTCAAGGATCTCAACCCGGTGCTGGGTAACTACAACAACGCCTACGCCGACAACGTCTCGTTCAGCGTCCAGTCGACGGACGTAGCGCCGGCCGGGCTGACGGTACCGACGTCGAACGTCGGTTCGCTGGACCACGTCTTCCTGGTCTACATGGAAAACCATGGCGTCGGTGACATCATCGGAAGCCCGAACGCGCCGTACATCAACAGCTTGATCAACGCCTACGGCTATGCGCAGAACTACTACGCGCTGACCCATCCGAGCATGCCGAACTACTGGCCGATTCTCGGCGGCTCTGACTTCGGGCTGAACTACAACTGCGCGGCGCAATGTTTCAACGAGCCCAACCTGATCAACCAGAACCCGGGTTTGACGTGGGCCGCCTACCAGGACGGCGGCGGCGGGTACAGCCTGCCCAACGACCGCACACCGTTCCTGGCCTTCACCGACATCTACAACGACCCGACAACCGGGGCCAAGATCCGTGATATCTCGGCGCTGCAGACCGATCTCAACGGCAACCCAGCCGACGTGGCCAAGTTCAACTGGATCGCCGGTGACGACGACACCAACATGGAGGGGCCGACAAGCGGGCTGACCGGCATCCTGAACTGGGCCGCCAGCCAACTCACTACGCACCAGTACAACATCGCCGCCGGTGACAAGCTCATGCAGCAGCAGTTGTCGGCGGTCTTCAACTCCGAGGTGTGGAAAGACCCCAATACCAAGAGTGCGGTCTTCCTGACTTTCGACGAGGACTACAACAACATCTCGTGGGGCATCGGCAACGAGGGCAATCACGTGGTGATGGTGGTGATCCCGTCGCCGGGCGCGTTGGCCAGCCCGACCAACCCGGACGGGATGAAGGGCGGGGCGTTCATCGCGACGGACTACTACAACCACTACAGCCTGCAGCGCACCATCGAATTAGCTTTGGGGCTGGGCACTTTGACCAACAACGACAAGTACGCACAGCCCATGAACGAGTTCTGGGTGTAG